From Glycine max cultivar Williams 82 chromosome 11, Glycine_max_v4.0, whole genome shotgun sequence, the proteins below share one genomic window:
- the LOC100775989 gene encoding short-chain dehydrogenase RED1, translated as MCMEKHGHDEEEQPKPVVLITGCSTGGIGHALARSFAANRCRVVATSRSRWSMADLEHDHRFFLQELDVQSDESVRKVVDAVVNKFGRIDVLVNNAGVQCVGPLAEVPLSAIQNTFDTNVFGSLRMIQAVVPHMAVRKQGKIVNVGSVAALASGPWSGTYNASKAALHAFTDTLRLELGHFGIDVVNVVPGAITSNIANNALANYNRMPEWKLFKPFEAAIRDRASLSQGSKSTPSEEFAKNTVAAVLKKNPPAWFSYGHYSTFMAIMYHLPLFLRDFFLKKLMKC; from the exons ATGTGTATGGAGAAGCACGGCCATGATGAGGAGGAGCAACCCAAACCTGTGGTTCTAATCACAGGATGTTCCACGGGAGGGATAGGCCACGCGCTTGCACGATCCTTCGCAGCGAACAGGTGCAGGGTGGTGGCCACCAGCAGGTCGCGGTGGAGCATGGCGGATCTGGAACACGACCACAGGTTCTTCTTGCAAGAATTGGATGTTCAGTCCGATGAGAGCGTGCGTAAGGTGGTCGATGCTGTTGTCAACAAGTTCGGTCGCATCGACGTGCTTGTTAACAACGCTGGTGTTCAGTGTGTGGGCCCCCTTGCCGAGGTTCCTCTCTCTGCCATTCAAAACACTTTCGATACCAATGTCTTCG GTTCGTTGAGAATGATTCAGGCCGTTGTTCCTCATATGGCTGTTAGGAAACAGGGGAAGATAGTCAACGTTGGTAGCGTTGCTGCCTTGGCCTCTGGACCTTGGTCAGGCACTTACAATGCTTCCAAAGCTGCTCTTCATGCTTTCACTGATACATTAAG ATTGGAACTTGGACACTTTGGAATCGACGTTGTGAATGTAGTTCCTGGAGCCATCACTTCCAATATTGCAAATAATGCCCTTGCCAATTACAATCGAATGCCTGAATGGAAGTTATTCAAGCCTTTTGAAGCAGCAATCCGAGACAGAGCTTCTTTGTCTCAGGGGTCCAAGTCGACCCCTTCGGAGGAGTTTGCTAAAAACACAGTAGCAGCTGTTCTTAAGAAGAATCCACCTGCATGGTTCTCCTATGGCCATTACTCTACCTTCATGGCTATCATGTATCATTTACCACTCTTTCTTAGAgacttttttttgaagaaattgatgAAATGCTGA
- the LOC100814656 gene encoding rRNA 2'-O-methyltransferase fibrillarin 2 has product MAPPRGRGGFGGGGGGGFRGGGRGDRGRGRGGGGRGGDRGTPFKARGGGRGGGGRGGGRGGGRGGGRGGMKGGSKVVVQPHRHDGIFIAKGKEDALVTKNLVPGEAVYNEKRITVQNEDGTKEEYRVWNPFRSKLAAAILGGVDNIWIKPGARVLYLGAASGTTVSHVSDVVGPTGVVYAVEFSHRSGRDLVNMAKKRTNVIPIIEDARHPAKYRMLVGMVDVIFSDVAQPDQARILGLNASYYLKTGGHFVISIKANCIDSTVPAEAVFESEVNKLKADQFKPFEQVTLEPFERDHACVVGGYRMPKKKKDAAE; this is encoded by the exons ATGGCTCCTCCCAGAG GTCGTGGTGgttttggtggtggtggtggtggtgggttCAGGGGTGGTGGTAGGGGTGACAGAGGCAGAGGAAGGGGCGgtggaggaagaggaggagacAGAGGTACACCCTTCAAAGCTAGAGGCGGTGGTAGAGGTGGTGGAGGCCGTGGAGGAGGCAGGGGTGGTGGCCGTGGCGGTGGCAGAGGTGGAATGAAGGGTGGTAGCAAGGTTGTTGTTCAGCCCCATAGACATGACGGTATTTTCATTGCCAAGGGTAAAGAAGATGCTCTCGTTACCAAGAATCTTGTTCCCGGTGAAGCTGTTTACAATGAGAAAAGGATTACTGTTCAG AATGAAGATGGTACCAAAGAGGAGTACAGAGTTTGGAATCCTTTCCGATCCAAGTTGGCTGCTGCCATCCTTGGTGGAGTTGACAACATATGGATT AAACCCGGAGCCAGAGTCCTTTACCTTGGAGCTGCTTCTGGGACCACTGTTTCTCATGTGTCGGACGTTGTTGGCCCT ACTGGAGTTGTCTATGCAGTAGAATTTTCCCATAGAAGTGGACGTGACTTGGTCAATATGGCAAAGAAAAGAACTAACGTTATACCCATTATTGAAGATGCTAGACATCCAGCTAAATACAGGATGTTGGTTGGAATGGTTGATGTCATATTTTCTGATGTTGCTCAACCTGATCAG GCTAGGATTTTGGGGCTGAATGCTTCATATTATCTGAAAACAGGAGGTCATTTTGTTATTTCAATCAAG GCTAACTGCATAGACTCCACAGTCCCTGCTGAGGCAGTGTTTGAAAGCGAAGTGAACAAGTTGAAGGCAGATCAATTCAAACCATTCGAGCAAGTCACCCTTGAACCATTTGAGAGGGACCATGCCTGTGTGGTTGGTGGATACAGAATGcccaagaagaaaaaagatgcTGCTGAGTAG
- the LOC100815709 gene encoding uncharacterized protein has protein sequence MNGVFSEQILADKLSKLNNTQQCIETLSHWCIFHRSKAELFVATWKKQFDKSEMIQRIPLLYLANDILQNSKHKGNEFVTEFWKVLPAALKDVIKKGDDHGTRVVSRLIEIWEQRRVFGSRARNLKDLMLGEDAPPPLEFGKKRSRSVRIVKRDSHSIKSKLSIGGTAEKIVSAFHLVLSEQSVEDAEISKCKSSVQRVRKMEKDVDTACSVAKDPKRKTLAKELEEEENILKRCVEKLKLVEASRVALVSQLKEALHEQESELENVRTQMQVAQAQIEEACNMRRILDNEDFSQKVSVAKSAAAIAAEVADKLAASSSSQLIMTSVLSTFAAEEAKNAGLTSESTSKHEIPMTSSDPHMFRSPQQLIAAPNHSYPSVLVAQPPPLQNAAPSSQGQFHMLSNPPSQQFVQSTGGIITPYGYGSIPPLPPAPQLPTHVGAMVPLTHQTLQITPHQQIPITQQAPAPPTFRPLQPPGMVYYTNHQHSIHATLGRELANVGSKTITSLGRETLLPNILTELLIQSTDPNANGDLMNQALIPSPPKKAKNKSNRRT, from the exons ATGAATGGCGTTTTCAGCGAGCAGATACTTGCAGACAAGCTGTCCAAGCTTAATAACACCCAACAATGCATTGAAa CTTTATCACATTGGTGTATATTTCACCGGAGCAAAGCTGAACTGTTTGTTGCCACTTGGAAAAAACAATTTGACAAATCAGAGATGATTCAAAGGATCCCTCTTTTGTATCTTGCAAATGATATTCTGCAGAACAGTAAGCATAAAGGGAATGAATTTGTGACAGAGTTTTGGAAGGTTCTTCCTGCAGCACTTAAAGATGTTATCAAGAAAGGTGATGATCATGGAACGCGTGTGGTATCTAGATTG ATTGAAATATGGGAGCAAAGGAGAGTATTTGGATCCCGGGCTAGGAACCTTAAAGATTTGATGCTTGGAGAAGATGCACCTCCACCATTGGAATTTGGCAAAAAGCGATCACGTTCTGTAAGAATTGTGAAAAGGGATTCTCACTCCATCAAATCG AAACTGTCCATAGGAGGTACAGCGGAAAAAATAGTGTCTGCATTTCATTTGGTGCTCAGTGAGCAATCCGTTGAAGATGCAGAGATAAGTAAATGCAAGTCTTCTGTTCAGCGTGTGAGGAAGATGGAAAAAGATGTTGATACTGCATGCTCTGTTG CCAAAGATCCCAAGAGAAAAACTTTGGCAAAGGAACTAGAGGAGGaggaaaatattttgaaacgatgcgtagaaaaacttaaattagTTGAAGCAAGTAGAGTAGCCCTTGTGTCTCAGTTAAAAGAAGCTTTGCATGAGCAG GAATCTGAACTAGAGAATGTTCGTACACAGATGCAG GTTGCCCAAGCACAAATAGAAGAGGCTTGCAACATGCGGAGGATACTTGATAATGAAGATTTTTCTCAGAAAGTGTCCGTTGCCAAGTCGGCTGCAGCAATTGCTGCTGAGGTTGCAGATAAGCTTGCAGCTTCTTCGTCATCGCAGTTGATCATGACTTCTGTTCTGTCAACATTTGCAGCAGAAGAGGCAAAAAATGCTGGTCTAACTTCTGAGTCCACATCAAAACACGAGATTCCAATGACTAGCTCAGATCCCCATATGTTTAGGTCCCCACAACAGTTGATTGCCGCACCAAACCATTCATATCCTTCAGTTTTGGTAGCCCAACCACCACCCTTGCAAAATGCTGCTCCTTCATCACAAGGTCAATTTCACATGCTTAGTAATCCGCCATCCCAGCAGTTCGTGCAGTCAACTGGAGGGATCATCACTCCATATGGTTATGGTAGCATCCCACCATTACCGCCCGCACCCCAACTGCCAACTCATGTTGGGGCTATGGTGCCTTTGACACATCAGACCCTGCAAATAACTCCACATCAACAAATACCAATAACACAGCAAGCCCCCGCACCTCCTACTTTCCGACCACTTCAACCACCAGGAATGGTGTACTATACTAATCATCAGCATTCGATACA TGCTACCCTGGGACGGGAGCTGGCAAATGTTGGAAGCAAGACTATCACATCCCTGGGACGTGAAACTCTCTTGCCCAATATTTTAACTGAGTTACTGATTCAGTCGACCGACCCTAATGCGAACGGGGATCTCATGAACCAGGCACTGATACCATCACCCcccaaaaaagcaaaaaacaaaagcaataGAAGAACATGA